Proteins encoded by one window of Corallococcus exiguus:
- a CDS encoding double-CXXCG motif protein: MPTDLDIFRLTDAATLMVATERFVEAARGLGPLGCCPLQGASRGRRGIGFQA; encoded by the coding sequence TTGCCAACAGACCTGGACATCTTCCGGCTGACGGATGCCGCGACGTTGATGGTCGCGACCGAGCGTTTCGTGGAGGCGGCGCGCGGCCTGGGCCCCCTTGGATGTTGTCCTCTTCAAGGAGCTTCCCGTGGGCGGCGGGGGATAGGGTTCCAGGCATGA
- the epsU gene encoding exopolysaccharide biosynthesis GT2 family glycosyltransferase EpsU — protein sequence MTVWTWVDVALCVGLLPVVVGCGYLLLLTLLSGRKAAPVPPSPAVRKFDVIIPSHNEELGIARTVANLSAVDYPAHLRRIIVVADNCSDATAQKAREAGATVLERQDEEKRGKGYALAHAFEHSQRDGFADAVVVVDADTVVSANLLHAFARRLEDGAHGAQAHYGVMNPTASWRTRLMTIALGMFHRVRSMGRERMGVSCGLRGNGMCFTHAVLKQVPHDAFSVVEDLEYGIRLARAGHRVHYAWEAEVLGEMVTAEKQSRSQRQRWEGGRAQMRKLHGWPLLSDALKQKSGLLLDLSMDVLVPPLSQLVLATVAGSVLATGVVWLSGGTAVAASALASFGLMSLSLYVLRGWWVSGVGARGLLDLAWAPFYVVWKVWLMVRGPGAEKRGEWVRTTREAERR from the coding sequence GTGACGGTCTGGACCTGGGTGGACGTGGCGCTGTGCGTGGGACTGCTGCCGGTGGTGGTGGGCTGCGGCTACCTGCTGCTCCTGACGCTGTTGTCGGGGCGCAAGGCGGCGCCGGTGCCGCCGTCGCCGGCGGTGCGGAAGTTCGACGTCATCATCCCCTCGCACAACGAGGAGCTGGGCATTGCCCGGACGGTGGCGAACCTGTCCGCGGTGGACTACCCGGCGCACCTGCGGCGCATCATCGTGGTGGCGGACAACTGCTCCGACGCGACGGCCCAGAAGGCGCGGGAGGCGGGCGCCACGGTGCTGGAGCGCCAGGACGAGGAGAAGCGCGGCAAGGGCTACGCGCTGGCGCATGCCTTCGAGCACAGCCAGCGTGACGGCTTCGCGGACGCGGTGGTGGTGGTGGACGCGGACACGGTGGTGTCCGCGAACCTGCTGCACGCCTTCGCCCGCCGGCTGGAGGATGGGGCGCACGGCGCGCAGGCGCACTACGGCGTGATGAACCCCACGGCGTCGTGGCGCACGCGGCTGATGACCATCGCGCTGGGGATGTTCCACCGCGTGCGCTCCATGGGGCGCGAGCGGATGGGCGTGTCCTGCGGCCTGCGCGGCAACGGCATGTGCTTCACGCACGCGGTGCTGAAGCAGGTGCCGCACGACGCGTTCAGCGTGGTGGAGGACCTGGAGTACGGCATCCGCCTGGCGCGCGCGGGGCACCGCGTGCACTACGCCTGGGAGGCGGAGGTGCTGGGCGAGATGGTGACGGCGGAGAAGCAGAGCCGTTCGCAGCGCCAGCGCTGGGAGGGCGGCCGCGCGCAGATGCGCAAGCTGCACGGGTGGCCGCTGCTCAGCGACGCGCTGAAGCAGAAGAGCGGGCTCTTGCTGGACCTGTCCATGGACGTGCTGGTGCCGCCCCTGAGCCAGCTGGTGCTGGCGACGGTGGCGGGCTCGGTGCTGGCGACCGGCGTGGTGTGGCTGTCCGGAGGCACGGCGGTGGCGGCGTCCGCGCTGGCGTCGTTCGGCCTGATGTCGCTGTCGCTGTACGTGCTGCGCGGCTGGTGGGTGTCCGGCGTGGGGGCTCGCGGCCTGCTGGACCTGGCGTGGGCGCCCTTCTACGTGGTGTGGAAGGTGTGGCTGATGGTGCGAGGCCCCGGCGCGGAGAAGCGCGGCGAGTGGGTGCGCACCACGCGTGAGGCGGAGCGGCGGTAA
- a CDS encoding MerR family DNA-binding protein has translation MASPRRPVEAVPLRIGALARESGVKLSTLRFYERRKLLLPMDRSESGQRLYGPDAAIRVRFIRRSQELGFTLKEVSAVLALTDRRGTPTRDVARFAEAKVQAIDARIDDLRRMRRAITTLMAEGFCPPDTVCPIQASLGAPKRKPRA, from the coding sequence GTGGCATCCCCGCGACGGCCCGTTGAAGCAGTGCCCTTGCGCATCGGCGCGCTCGCCCGTGAATCCGGCGTGAAGCTGTCCACGCTGCGCTTCTACGAGCGCCGCAAGCTGCTGCTGCCCATGGACCGCAGCGAGAGCGGCCAGCGCCTCTACGGCCCGGACGCCGCCATCCGCGTGCGCTTCATCCGACGCTCGCAGGAGCTGGGCTTCACGCTGAAGGAGGTGTCCGCCGTGCTCGCCCTCACCGACCGGCGAGGCACTCCCACTCGCGACGTGGCCCGCTTCGCTGAAGCGAAGGTCCAGGCCATCGACGCGCGCATCGACGACCTGCGCCGCATGCGTCGCGCCATCACCACGCTGATGGCCGAAGGCTTCTGCCCTCCGGACACCGTGTGTCCCATCCAGGCGTCGCTCGGCGCACCGAAGCGGAAGCCCCGCGCCTGA